One segment of Palaemon carinicauda isolate YSFRI2023 chromosome 35, ASM3689809v2, whole genome shotgun sequence DNA contains the following:
- the LOC137627632 gene encoding monocarboxylate transporter 4-like isoform X2 translates to MTLGYILPSELTLLQRFWNNWITKELWNVWNINEHGKKRENSTTKDDNVPIEQSSGETNFPRIDVTDHGVVSAEVNIILNKSLPERIIMEDINLETYELKGTLKIEPLDTSKIEPLDTSKIEPLDTSKIEPLDTSKIEPLDTSKIEPLDTSKIEPLDTSKIEPLDTSKIEPLDTSKIEPLDTSKIEPLDTSKIEPLDTSKIEPLDTSKIEPLDTSKIEPLDTSKIEPLDTSKIEPLDTSKIEPLDTSKIEPLDTSKIEPLDTSKIEPPGDERDFGLVPGSVCLEDLNVLFPRSVKDDNDLEACEKNGVESSESKRPGEEYDVPDGGWGWFIVCANAICAMMFTTQGPCFGLFFGPRLRELGATATLTSWIFNFQSLTRNLTGPWTGLLGSKFGYRPVAMIAAFMAALSFIVSSANFCNPMYFLMTFSLLSGVGGGLCINSCYHMSAKYFKKRLGLANGIMVTGGSLGFIVMPILGAKLHEHFSFQWTTIIAGCVLMLAVPGTAFFQPLEWYMKRKSAGQDQEKVQTTAISDQEKEEGLLKKFLNQFKPSVLRDPLVLTTALYTGLSITTLLNIVSTVPFLLNDAGYNLKDSSWPVSVAAFADLGTRVLCASVVDFPWLNVRLLYAVAQIIAILAPNALMLGTHNYTMVLLTMGSVGIGLGIMYVLDVYIIIRVLGVERMQSVYGISQLLRAMSYCLIGPMGGVLRQATGSYRASIILYTCTISVGLLLLVSTCIYTEFWPMKKDKKSDKENTDKI, encoded by the exons ATGACGCTGGGTTATATCCTCCCTTCCGAATTAACGTTACTGCAGAGATTTTGGAACAATTGGATCACAAAGGAACTCTGGAATGTATGGAACATCAACGAACATGGAAAGAAAAGGGAGAACAGCACCACGAAGGACGATAATGTTCCTATTGAGCAGAGTTCTG GTGAAACAAATTTCCCCAGAATAGACGTTACTGATCATGGGGTAGTGTCAGCGGAGGTTAACATAATATTGAATAAGTCATTACCAGAAAGGATTATTATGGAAGATATTAATCTCGAAACATATGAATTAAAAG GGACATTAAAGATTGAGCCTCTGGACACATCAAAGATTGAGCCTCTGGACACGTCAAAGATTGAGCCTCTGGACACGTCAAAGATTGAGCCTCTGGACACGTCAAAGATTGAGCCTCTGGACACGTCAAAGATTGAGCCTCTGGACACGTCAAAGATTGAGCCTCTGGACACGTCAAAGATTGAGCCTCTGGACACGTCAAAGATTGAGCCTCTGGACACGTCAAAGATTGAGCCTCTGGACACGTCAAAGATTGAGCCTCTGGACACGTCAAAGATTGAGCCTCTGGACACGTCAAAGATTGAGCCTCTGGACACGTCAAAGATTGAGCCTCTGGACACGTCAAAGATTGAGCCTCTGGACACGTCAAAGATTGAGCCTCTGGACACGTCAAAGATTGAGCCTCTGGACACGTCAAAGATTGAGCCTCTGGACACGTCAAAGATTGAGCCTCTGGACACGTCGAAGATTGAGCCTCTGGACACGTCGAAGATTGAGCCTCCAGGAGACGAAAGAGATTTTGGATTGGTGCCAGGGTCTGTCTGTCTGGAAGACTTGAACGTGTTGTTCCCAAGGAGTGTTAAGGATGACAACGATCTAGAAGCCTGCGAGAAAAATG GAGTTGAATCATCAGAATCCAAAAGGCCCGGCGAAGAGTACGATGTTCCAGACGGTGGATGGGGATGGTTTATTGTCTGTGCAAACGCCATCTGTGCA ATGATGTTCACGACTCAAGGTCCTTGTTTTGGTCTATTTTTCGGGCCAAGACTGAGAGAACTTGGTGCAACTGCCACGCTGACATCATGGATCTTCAACTTTCAGTCTCTGACTCGGAATCTGACAG GTCCTTGGACAGGCCTCTTGGGTAGCAAATTCGGGTACCGTCCCGTGGCTATGATAGCAGCTTTCATGGCGGCCTTGTCGTTCATAGTGTCCTCTGCGAATTTTTGTAATCCGATGTACTTCCTTATGACGTTCTCCCTTTTGAGCG GTGTAGGAGGCGGTCTCTGCATAAACAGTTGTTACCACATGTCCGCCAAGTACTTCAAGAAACGACTAGGACTAGCCAACGGGATTATGGTCACTGGTGGTTCTCTGGGTTTCATAGTGATGCCCATATTAGGAGCTAAGCTTCACGAGCATTTCTCTTTCCAATGGACAACTATCATCGCAG GCTGTGTATTGATGTTGGCTGTCCCTGGTACTGCCTTCTTCCAACCCTTAGAATGGTACATGAAGAGAAAATCCGCTGGGCAGGACCAGGAAAAA GTACAGACAACTGCTATATCGGATCAAGAAAAGGAGGAAGGACTCTTAAAGAAATTTCTGAACCAGTTTAAACCTTCTGTTCTGCGCGACCCACTTGTTCTCACAACAGCTCTCTACACTGGCCTCTCCATAACGACGCTTCTTAATATTGTT TCAACGGTGCCTTTCTTGTTGAACGACGCCGGGTACAACTTGAAGGATTCCTCCTGGCCTGTATCTGTGGCTGCTTTCGCAGACCTTGGGACGAGAGTGCTTTGTGCATCTGTGGTGGACTTCCCTTGGCTGAATGTCAGGCTTCTCTATGCAGTGGCTCAAATTATAGCCATTCTTGCACCTAACG CTCTAATGCTTGGCACGCACAACTATACTATGGTGTTACTGACGATGGGGTCTGTGGGGATTGGTCTAGGTATCATGTACGTCTTGGATGTCTACATAATCATCAGAGTTTTGGGTGTGGAGAGGATGCAGTCTGTGTACGGGATCAGCCAATTATTGAGAGCTATGTCCTATTGTCTGATTGGTCCCATGGGAG GAGTCCTACGGCAAGCAACTGGCTCCTATAGAGCTTCCATTATCTTGTACACCTGTACTATAAGTGTTGGTCTCCTTCTCCTGGTCTCCACCTGCATCTATACTGAATTCTGGCCTATGAAGAAGGATAAAAAGAGCGACAAGGAAAACACTGATAAGATCTGA
- the LOC137627632 gene encoding monocarboxylate transporter 4-like isoform X1 codes for MTLGYILPSELTLLQRFWNNWITKELWNVWNINEHGKKRENSTTKDDNVPIEQSSGETNFPRIDVTDHGVVSAEVNIILNKSLPERIIMEDINLETYELKGTLKIEPLDTSKIEPLDTSKIEPLDTSKIEPLDTSKIEPLDTSKIEPLDTSKIEPLDTSKIEPLDTSKIEPLDTSKIEPLDTSKIEPLDTSKIEPLDTSKIEPLDTSKIEPLDTSKIEPLDTSKIEPLDTSKIEPLDTSKIEPLDTSKIEPLDTSKIEPLDTSKIEPPGDERDFGLVPGSVCLEDLNVLFPRSVKDDNDLEACEKNGVESSESKRPGEEYDVPDGGWGWFIVCANAICAMMFTTQGPCFGLFFGPRLRELGATATLTSWIFNFQSLTRNLTGPWTGLLGSKFGYRPVAMIAAFMAALSFIVSSANFCNPMYFLMTFSLLSGVGGGLCINSCYHMSAKYFKKRLGLANGIMVTGGSLGFIVMPILGAKLHEHFSFQWTTIIAGCVLMLAVPGTAFFQPLEWYMKRKSAGQDQEKVGVQTTAISDQEKEEGLLKKFLNQFKPSVLRDPLVLTTALYTGLSITTLLNIVSTVPFLLNDAGYNLKDSSWPVSVAAFADLGTRVLCASVVDFPWLNVRLLYAVAQIIAILAPNALMLGTHNYTMVLLTMGSVGIGLGIMYVLDVYIIIRVLGVERMQSVYGISQLLRAMSYCLIGPMGGVLRQATGSYRASIILYTCTISVGLLLLVSTCIYTEFWPMKKDKKSDKENTDKI; via the exons ATGACGCTGGGTTATATCCTCCCTTCCGAATTAACGTTACTGCAGAGATTTTGGAACAATTGGATCACAAAGGAACTCTGGAATGTATGGAACATCAACGAACATGGAAAGAAAAGGGAGAACAGCACCACGAAGGACGATAATGTTCCTATTGAGCAGAGTTCTG GTGAAACAAATTTCCCCAGAATAGACGTTACTGATCATGGGGTAGTGTCAGCGGAGGTTAACATAATATTGAATAAGTCATTACCAGAAAGGATTATTATGGAAGATATTAATCTCGAAACATATGAATTAAAAG GGACATTAAAGATTGAGCCTCTGGACACATCAAAGATTGAGCCTCTGGACACGTCAAAGATTGAGCCTCTGGACACGTCAAAGATTGAGCCTCTGGACACGTCAAAGATTGAGCCTCTGGACACGTCAAAGATTGAGCCTCTGGACACGTCAAAGATTGAGCCTCTGGACACGTCAAAGATTGAGCCTCTGGACACGTCAAAGATTGAGCCTCTGGACACGTCAAAGATTGAGCCTCTGGACACGTCAAAGATTGAGCCTCTGGACACGTCAAAGATTGAGCCTCTGGACACGTCAAAGATTGAGCCTCTGGACACGTCAAAGATTGAGCCTCTGGACACGTCAAAGATTGAGCCTCTGGACACGTCAAAGATTGAGCCTCTGGACACGTCAAAGATTGAGCCTCTGGACACGTCAAAGATTGAGCCTCTGGACACGTCAAAGATTGAGCCTCTGGACACGTCGAAGATTGAGCCTCTGGACACGTCGAAGATTGAGCCTCCAGGAGACGAAAGAGATTTTGGATTGGTGCCAGGGTCTGTCTGTCTGGAAGACTTGAACGTGTTGTTCCCAAGGAGTGTTAAGGATGACAACGATCTAGAAGCCTGCGAGAAAAATG GAGTTGAATCATCAGAATCCAAAAGGCCCGGCGAAGAGTACGATGTTCCAGACGGTGGATGGGGATGGTTTATTGTCTGTGCAAACGCCATCTGTGCA ATGATGTTCACGACTCAAGGTCCTTGTTTTGGTCTATTTTTCGGGCCAAGACTGAGAGAACTTGGTGCAACTGCCACGCTGACATCATGGATCTTCAACTTTCAGTCTCTGACTCGGAATCTGACAG GTCCTTGGACAGGCCTCTTGGGTAGCAAATTCGGGTACCGTCCCGTGGCTATGATAGCAGCTTTCATGGCGGCCTTGTCGTTCATAGTGTCCTCTGCGAATTTTTGTAATCCGATGTACTTCCTTATGACGTTCTCCCTTTTGAGCG GTGTAGGAGGCGGTCTCTGCATAAACAGTTGTTACCACATGTCCGCCAAGTACTTCAAGAAACGACTAGGACTAGCCAACGGGATTATGGTCACTGGTGGTTCTCTGGGTTTCATAGTGATGCCCATATTAGGAGCTAAGCTTCACGAGCATTTCTCTTTCCAATGGACAACTATCATCGCAG GCTGTGTATTGATGTTGGCTGTCCCTGGTACTGCCTTCTTCCAACCCTTAGAATGGTACATGAAGAGAAAATCCGCTGGGCAGGACCAGGAAAAAGTTGGT GTACAGACAACTGCTATATCGGATCAAGAAAAGGAGGAAGGACTCTTAAAGAAATTTCTGAACCAGTTTAAACCTTCTGTTCTGCGCGACCCACTTGTTCTCACAACAGCTCTCTACACTGGCCTCTCCATAACGACGCTTCTTAATATTGTT TCAACGGTGCCTTTCTTGTTGAACGACGCCGGGTACAACTTGAAGGATTCCTCCTGGCCTGTATCTGTGGCTGCTTTCGCAGACCTTGGGACGAGAGTGCTTTGTGCATCTGTGGTGGACTTCCCTTGGCTGAATGTCAGGCTTCTCTATGCAGTGGCTCAAATTATAGCCATTCTTGCACCTAACG CTCTAATGCTTGGCACGCACAACTATACTATGGTGTTACTGACGATGGGGTCTGTGGGGATTGGTCTAGGTATCATGTACGTCTTGGATGTCTACATAATCATCAGAGTTTTGGGTGTGGAGAGGATGCAGTCTGTGTACGGGATCAGCCAATTATTGAGAGCTATGTCCTATTGTCTGATTGGTCCCATGGGAG GAGTCCTACGGCAAGCAACTGGCTCCTATAGAGCTTCCATTATCTTGTACACCTGTACTATAAGTGTTGGTCTCCTTCTCCTGGTCTCCACCTGCATCTATACTGAATTCTGGCCTATGAAGAAGGATAAAAAGAGCGACAAGGAAAACACTGATAAGATCTGA